From the Halalkalicoccus sp. NIPERK01 genome, one window contains:
- a CDS encoding O-antigen ligase, with protein MDKLTDLLFASALGLVVLAPVVDRISAVHVVLGYLFLAVIAFNQYDFRVHDGISPLFSLQVGLTFALGTVLIVLVVGGLGFRVLELVAVFVLLLAFVLARDDLRGYLPTAGPYVAAFAVLFGIFLSHAAAYPAGSGLGLFPVFAGVVLSFNCFVLPRYVSVDAVYWSTAAIGTAVVVLALPTLVVGDYGFWLFEVRTWGGSTTIPVLEREVPIVRSIFANPNTLGLLLFPGTVAAYVATHRTLRSRPLLTILPASALPVLAFGLFLSNSRASMLATAVAIGVYTLSATDRRLLPVALIAIAVAVPAFLVAIYYSVIPIDPAQRFTLWRAGIEATYHDSGLFGQGIVGTREAIAPYLDGGGSVHNSYLSIFIRAGILGGLAYCLVVLGPLVQGIVRYDRVDVGMLSLAVGFAVHQLFEAYTVYQFGPGAVLGALAVGYTVASIAGDPATASSGADSATAPGADSPVSTDSFGYGTEVQYRAERPDERP; from the coding sequence ATGGACAAACTCACCGATCTCCTCTTCGCGTCCGCCCTCGGTCTGGTCGTTCTCGCCCCCGTCGTAGACCGGATCAGCGCCGTCCACGTCGTGCTCGGGTACCTCTTCCTGGCGGTCATCGCGTTCAACCAGTACGACTTTCGCGTCCACGACGGGATCTCGCCGCTCTTCTCGCTGCAGGTCGGCCTGACCTTCGCGCTCGGCACCGTCCTCATCGTCCTGGTGGTCGGCGGCCTCGGGTTTCGCGTCCTCGAACTGGTGGCCGTCTTCGTCCTCCTGCTCGCGTTCGTCCTCGCGCGCGACGACCTTCGGGGCTACCTCCCGACGGCGGGGCCGTACGTCGCGGCGTTCGCCGTCCTGTTTGGGATCTTCCTCTCGCACGCCGCGGCGTACCCCGCGGGCTCGGGGCTGGGGCTGTTTCCCGTCTTCGCCGGGGTCGTGCTGTCGTTCAACTGCTTCGTCCTCCCTCGATACGTCTCCGTGGACGCCGTCTACTGGTCGACGGCCGCGATCGGGACCGCCGTCGTCGTCCTCGCCCTGCCGACGCTCGTCGTCGGCGACTACGGCTTCTGGCTGTTCGAGGTCCGCACCTGGGGCGGGAGCACGACGATCCCGGTTCTCGAACGGGAGGTCCCGATCGTGCGCTCGATCTTCGCGAACCCCAACACGCTCGGACTGCTGTTGTTCCCCGGCACGGTCGCCGCCTACGTCGCGACACACCGGACGCTCCGCTCGCGACCCCTTCTGACGATCCTGCCGGCGAGCGCGCTCCCGGTACTGGCGTTCGGCCTCTTCCTCTCGAACAGCCGCGCGAGCATGCTCGCGACCGCGGTCGCGATCGGCGTCTACACCCTCTCGGCGACCGACAGGCGGCTCCTGCCGGTGGCGCTGATCGCCATCGCCGTCGCCGTGCCGGCCTTCCTCGTGGCGATCTACTACTCGGTCATCCCGATCGACCCCGCCCAGCGCTTCACGCTGTGGCGGGCGGGCATCGAGGCGACCTACCACGACTCGGGCCTGTTCGGCCAGGGGATCGTCGGGACGCGGGAGGCGATCGCGCCGTATCTCGACGGCGGTGGCTCCGTCCACAACTCGTACCTCTCGATCTTCATCCGTGCCGGCATACTGGGCGGACTCGCGTACTGTCTGGTCGTCCTCGGCCCGCTCGTCCAGGGGATCGTCCGGTACGACCGGGTGGACGTCGGGATGCTCTCGCTCGCGGTCGGCTTCGCCGTCCACCAGCTGTTCGAAGCGTACACCGTCTACCAGTTCGGCCCGGGCGCGGTCCTCGGGGCGCTCGCGGTCGGCTACACCGTCGCGAGCATCGCCGGCGATCCAGCAACGGCCTCGAGCGGGGCCGACAGCGCCACGGCTCCCGGCGCCGATTCGCCCGTTTCGACCGACTCCTTCGGCTACGGAACGGAGGTACAGTACCGGGCCGAACGCCCCGACGAGCGGCCGTAG
- a CDS encoding acetyl/propionyl/methylcrotonyl-CoA carboxylase subunit alpha has product MFDRVLIANRGEIAVRVIQACYDAGVTPVAVYSDTDETAKHVRLAAEARHIGASVARESYLDREAIIGAAREAGVDAIHPGYGFLAENAAFAAAVEDSEFAWVGPPSDVMADFGEKTRARTLMARADVPIVPGTTDPVADAEEVRAFGEEHGYPVAIKAEGGGGGRGLKVVRTEGEIDAAFEEARREGREYFDNPNVYVERYLDDARHIEVQVLADTHGNAIHLGERDCTLQRRQQKLMEETPAPGLSDEERTAICEAARRGIAENDYVNAGTVEFLYQDGDFYFLEVNARIQVEHTITEAVTGIDLVGCQLRVAAGEELPYTQDDIDSRGVAIEFRINAENPDESFAPMPGTLETYRPPRGFGVRVDDGVDQGDAISPYYDSMIAKFVVTGSDRSEAVRRGKRVLREAEIEGVPTTIPFHRRMLEDEVFRSNGHTTTYVDDRL; this is encoded by the coding sequence ATGTTCGACCGGGTGCTGATCGCGAACCGGGGAGAGATCGCCGTGCGGGTGATTCAGGCGTGTTACGACGCGGGCGTGACGCCGGTCGCCGTCTACAGCGACACGGACGAGACGGCGAAACACGTCCGGCTCGCGGCCGAAGCCCGACATATCGGCGCTTCGGTCGCCCGCGAGAGCTACCTCGATCGGGAGGCGATCATCGGGGCCGCCCGGGAGGCGGGCGTCGACGCGATCCACCCCGGCTACGGCTTTCTCGCCGAGAACGCCGCCTTCGCCGCCGCCGTCGAGGACAGTGAGTTCGCCTGGGTCGGCCCGCCCAGCGACGTGATGGCCGACTTCGGCGAGAAGACTCGTGCGCGCACGCTCATGGCGCGGGCGGACGTCCCGATCGTTCCCGGGACGACCGACCCCGTCGCCGACGCCGAGGAGGTGAGAGCGTTCGGCGAGGAACACGGCTATCCGGTCGCGATCAAGGCCGAGGGCGGGGGCGGCGGGCGGGGACTGAAGGTCGTTCGCACGGAAGGCGAGATCGACGCGGCCTTCGAGGAGGCCCGTCGCGAGGGCAGGGAGTACTTCGACAACCCGAACGTCTACGTCGAGCGGTATCTCGACGACGCGCGCCACATCGAGGTGCAGGTGCTCGCCGACACCCACGGCAACGCGATCCACCTCGGCGAGCGCGACTGCACCCTCCAGCGCCGCCAGCAGAAGCTCATGGAGGAGACGCCCGCGCCCGGACTGAGCGACGAGGAGCGAACGGCGATCTGTGAGGCCGCCCGCCGCGGCATCGCCGAGAACGACTACGTCAACGCCGGGACCGTCGAGTTCCTCTATCAGGACGGCGATTTCTACTTCCTCGAGGTCAACGCCCGGATCCAGGTCGAACACACCATCACCGAAGCCGTCACGGGGATCGACCTCGTCGGCTGCCAGCTACGGGTCGCCGCCGGCGAGGAACTGCCCTACACGCAGGACGACATCGACTCCCGTGGAGTCGCCATCGAGTTCCGCATCAACGCCGAGAACCCCGATGAATCGTTCGCGCCGATGCCGGGCACCTTGGAGACGTACCGCCCGCCCCGCGGGTTTGGCGTCCGCGTCGACGACGGCGTGGATCAGGGCGACGCCATCAGCCCGTACTACGACTCGATGATCGCGAAGTTCGTCGTCACCGGTTCGGATCGTTCGGAGGCCGTTCGACGGGGGAAACGCGTCCTCCGCGAGGCCGAAATCGAGGGTGTTCCGACGACGATCCCGTTCCACCGCCGAATGCTCGAGGACGAGGTCTTTCGCTCGAACGGCCACACGACGACGTACGTCGACGATCGGCTCTAG
- a CDS encoding allophanate hydrolase subunit 1: MPATTIGRTELTDVRYEHGGDDHVFVELAEEMSFDANFRAMAITQQIRERDLDGVNEICPANASYLIQFDPERLHPDALIEELRELEESVELTEYRWDTRVIEIPVLYGDPWTEEALMEFRERHQDPDSTDLEYSARINGYESVEAFVDAHSGQPHMVTMMGFVPGLPFAFQMVPRDRQIEVPKYVAPRTHTPSRAIGFGGAFTAIYPVPGAGGYQLFGRTPVEVLDVEQDLPGFEDSLVFLNPGDIIKFRQIDREEYDAIRERVEGGTYEYRYRKTEFVPGEFFERPYEYNRELVEALE, translated from the coding sequence ATGCCAGCAACAACCATTGGGCGGACGGAACTCACCGACGTCCGCTACGAACACGGCGGCGACGACCACGTGTTCGTCGAGTTGGCCGAGGAGATGAGTTTCGACGCAAACTTCAGGGCGATGGCGATCACCCAACAGATTCGCGAGCGCGACCTCGACGGCGTCAACGAGATCTGTCCCGCGAACGCCTCGTATCTGATCCAGTTCGATCCCGAACGGCTCCATCCCGACGCGCTGATCGAGGAGTTGCGGGAACTCGAGGAGTCGGTCGAACTGACGGAGTACCGCTGGGACACCCGCGTGATCGAGATCCCCGTCCTCTACGGAGATCCGTGGACCGAGGAGGCGCTGATGGAATTCCGCGAGCGCCATCAGGACCCCGATTCGACCGACCTCGAGTACTCCGCGCGGATCAACGGCTACGAGAGCGTCGAGGCGTTCGTCGACGCCCACTCGGGCCAGCCACACATGGTGACGATGATGGGCTTCGTCCCGGGGCTTCCGTTCGCCTTCCAGATGGTGCCCCGCGACCGACAGATCGAGGTACCGAAATACGTCGCCCCACGGACCCACACCCCGAGCCGGGCGATCGGCTTCGGGGGGGCCTTTACCGCGATCTATCCCGTCCCCGGGGCCGGCGGTTACCAGCTGTTCGGGCGCACCCCCGTCGAAGTGCTCGACGTCGAGCAGGATCTCCCGGGCTTCGAGGACTCACTGGTTTTCCTGAACCCCGGTGACATCATCAAATTCCGGCAAATAGATCGCGAGGAGTACGACGCGATCCGCGAGCGCGTCGAGGGGGGAACCTACGAGTACAGGTATAGAAAAACCGAGTTCGTCCCCGGCGAGTTCTTCGAGCGACCCTACGAGTACAACCGCGAACTCGTGGAGGCCCTCGAATGA
- a CDS encoding biotin-dependent carboxyltransferase family protein, which translates to MSIEIRDAGLSTTVQDTGRFGQYHIGMPPSGAMDGFAHDVANALVGNSEKAATLECTYQGPTVEFRDERVIAVTGPDMSPELNGEPIPLWEAVAVEAGDELAFGYATEGTRSYLAVSGGVDVPEIMGSRSTYTLIGLGGHEGRALEAGDSLALGESEDRSDRTGSAVEESHRPRYDEDDPIRIVMGLCDYRLTEDCKRAFLDAEWTVSSEADRVGYRLTDGIDIEFVEREQPFGAGPDPSNVVDLGYPVGSIQVPDEPIVVMRDAVTGGGYATVATVISPDRDRLAQRPTHGTVSFESVTLEEALAAREERSERLKTIRGTLE; encoded by the coding sequence ATGAGCATCGAGATCCGCGATGCTGGCCTCTCGACCACGGTCCAGGACACCGGTCGGTTCGGCCAGTACCACATCGGCATGCCACCCTCCGGCGCGATGGACGGGTTCGCACACGACGTGGCGAACGCCCTCGTCGGCAACTCCGAAAAAGCGGCGACCCTCGAATGCACCTATCAGGGCCCGACGGTCGAGTTCCGGGACGAGCGGGTGATCGCGGTCACCGGCCCGGACATGTCCCCGGAGCTCAATGGAGAGCCGATCCCCCTGTGGGAGGCGGTCGCCGTCGAGGCGGGCGACGAACTGGCCTTCGGGTACGCGACCGAGGGCACGCGATCCTACCTCGCCGTCTCGGGCGGGGTCGACGTCCCCGAGATCATGGGGAGTCGCTCGACGTACACCTTGATCGGGCTGGGCGGCCACGAGGGCCGGGCGCTCGAAGCGGGCGACAGCCTCGCGCTCGGGGAATCGGAGGATCGAAGCGACCGGACCGGGAGCGCCGTCGAGGAGAGTCATCGACCGAGGTACGACGAGGACGACCCGATCCGGATCGTGATGGGGCTGTGTGACTATCGGCTCACCGAGGACTGTAAGCGGGCGTTTCTCGACGCCGAGTGGACGGTGAGTTCGGAGGCCGACCGCGTCGGCTACCGGCTCACCGACGGGATCGACATCGAGTTCGTCGAGCGCGAACAGCCCTTCGGCGCGGGACCGGACCCCTCGAACGTCGTGGATCTGGGCTACCCCGTCGGCTCGATCCAGGTCCCCGACGAGCCGATCGTGGTCATGCGCGATGCGGTGACAGGCGGGGGTTACGCGACGGTCGCCACCGTCATCAGCCCCGACCGGGACCGCCTCGCCCAACGCCCGACCCACGGCACCGTCTCGTTCGAGTCCGTGACCCTCGAAGAGGCACTGGCGGCGAGGGAGGAGCGAAGCGAACGGTTGAAAACGATCCGAGGGACGCTGGAGTAG
- a CDS encoding LamB/YcsF family protein, translating to MVRIDINCDMGESFGNWEMGRDEEVMPYITSANVAGGYHAGDPHVMGRTVALADEHDVGVGIHPGLPDRMGFGRRKMDITPEEMAEYVVYQLGALDAFARANGASIQHVKPHGAMYSMLSESPEHARAVMEGILEVDPEIVYLATDTNIFEVTKEYDSLRAVFEGYVDLTYRADRSLIVERKKESLDPDLVADRFVSIALDGEVEAADGEVIDVPAESICIHGDTPNSVEILEAIHERIATHDIELVSLSEIA from the coding sequence ATGGTGCGGATCGATATCAACTGTGACATGGGCGAGAGCTTCGGGAACTGGGAGATGGGACGCGACGAGGAGGTGATGCCCTACATCACCTCGGCGAACGTCGCGGGCGGCTACCACGCCGGCGATCCGCACGTGATGGGGCGGACCGTCGCCCTCGCGGACGAGCACGACGTGGGGGTCGGCATTCATCCGGGGCTCCCCGACAGGATGGGCTTCGGCCGGCGGAAAATGGATATCACGCCCGAGGAGATGGCCGAGTACGTCGTCTACCAGTTGGGCGCGCTCGACGCGTTCGCGCGGGCCAACGGCGCGAGCATCCAGCACGTCAAACCCCACGGCGCGATGTACTCGATGCTCTCCGAAAGCCCCGAGCACGCCAGAGCCGTCATGGAGGGGATCCTCGAGGTCGACCCCGAGATCGTCTATCTGGCGACGGACACGAACATCTTCGAGGTCACGAAGGAGTACGACTCCCTGCGGGCGGTCTTCGAGGGCTACGTCGACCTCACCTATCGCGCGGACCGCAGCCTCATCGTCGAACGCAAGAAGGAGTCGCTCGACCCCGACCTCGTCGCGGATCGCTTCGTGAGCATCGCCCTCGACGGCGAGGTCGAGGCCGCAGACGGCGAGGTCATCGACGTGCCCGCCGAAAGCATCTGCATCCACGGCGATACGCCCAACTCGGTCGAGATCCTCGAGGCGATCCACGAGCGGATCGCGACCCACGACATCGAACTCGTGTCGCTCTCGGAGATCGCCTGA
- a CDS encoding amidase, producing MTQEFDLVEATVSDVHDAYEAGTLTCRELVDRYLERIEAYDRNGPELNAIITVNPHAIERAEELDAAFESEGLVGPLHGIPVAIKDQVETAEVRTTFGSEAFADYQPSTDATLVGKLREAGAVVLVKTNLPDWATSWFGYSSVLGRTKNPYALDRDPGGSSSGTGAAVAANLATIGIGEDTGGSIRLPAAYTNLFGIRVTPGLLSRTGMSPLVVSQDTPGPMTRTVADLATMLDVAVGYDPADEYTAVTEFVEGVSYADALDPDSLEGARIGVLRGAFGDSDDPDSGPVTRLVDEAIGTMTAAGAEVVDPVEIPSLDEHVERTSLYIAQSKRDLNDFFAAREDAPIDSVAQLYESGQYHEILDLLIGIAEEGPEDPESDPEYWERVAAQIAFQRAVLTVYSDHDLDVLLCPDVQVVPPTAASIEAGELDTLTFPTNTVIASQSGCCAVSMPAGLTDDGLPVGVELIGKPYDEATLVGLAYAYEQKADPRRPPETAPALED from the coding sequence ATGACACAGGAATTCGATCTCGTCGAAGCGACGGTGAGCGACGTCCACGACGCCTATGAGGCCGGGACGCTCACGTGTCGCGAACTCGTCGACAGGTATCTCGAGAGGATCGAGGCCTACGACCGGAACGGCCCGGAACTCAACGCGATCATTACGGTGAACCCACACGCGATCGAACGGGCCGAGGAACTCGACGCCGCCTTCGAGTCGGAGGGGCTCGTCGGCCCGCTTCACGGGATCCCGGTCGCGATCAAGGATCAGGTCGAGACGGCCGAGGTGCGGACGACGTTCGGCTCCGAGGCGTTTGCGGACTATCAACCGAGTACCGACGCGACGCTGGTCGGGAAGCTACGGGAAGCGGGGGCGGTCGTCCTCGTGAAGACTAACCTCCCGGACTGGGCGACCTCGTGGTTCGGCTACTCGTCGGTGCTGGGCCGGACCAAAAACCCCTACGCGCTGGACCGCGATCCCGGCGGATCGAGCAGCGGGACCGGCGCTGCCGTCGCCGCCAACCTCGCGACGATCGGCATCGGCGAGGATACGGGTGGATCGATCCGCCTTCCCGCAGCGTACACTAACCTCTTCGGGATCCGCGTCACTCCCGGCCTGTTGAGTCGAACAGGGATGTCGCCGCTCGTCGTCTCCCAGGACACGCCCGGGCCGATGACGCGGACGGTCGCTGATCTCGCGACGATGCTCGACGTCGCCGTCGGCTACGACCCGGCCGACGAGTACACCGCCGTCACCGAGTTCGTCGAGGGCGTCTCCTACGCCGACGCGCTCGATCCGGATTCCTTAGAGGGCGCGCGGATCGGCGTCCTACGAGGCGCGTTCGGCGATTCCGACGACCCCGACAGCGGCCCCGTCACTCGACTCGTCGACGAGGCCATCGGAACGATGACGGCGGCGGGAGCCGAGGTCGTCGATCCCGTGGAGATCCCCTCCTTGGACGAACACGTAGAGCGGACGTCGTTGTACATCGCCCAGTCGAAACGCGATCTCAACGACTTCTTCGCCGCCCGCGAGGACGCCCCGATCGACTCGGTCGCACAACTGTACGAATCGGGCCAGTACCACGAGATCCTCGACCTCCTGATCGGGATCGCCGAGGAGGGGCCCGAAGACCCCGAGAGCGATCCCGAGTACTGGGAGCGGGTCGCCGCCCAGATAGCCTTCCAGCGCGCGGTGCTTACCGTCTATTCCGACCACGACCTCGACGTACTGCTGTGTCCCGACGTGCAGGTCGTCCCGCCGACGGCGGCCTCCATCGAGGCGGGGGAACTCGACACGCTGACGTTCCCGACGAACACCGTCATCGCCTCCCAGTCGGGCTGTTGTGCCGTCTCCATGCCGGCCGGCCTCACCGACGATGGACTGCCGGTGGGCGTCGAACTCATCGGCAAACCCTACGACGAGGCGACGCTGGTGGGGCTCGCATACGCCTA